From Garra rufa chromosome 19, GarRuf1.0, whole genome shotgun sequence, the proteins below share one genomic window:
- the tmsb gene encoding thymosin beta: protein MADKPNMTEITSFDKTKLRKTETQEKNPLPTKETIEQERQGESTP, encoded by the exons ATGGCTGACAAACCCAACATGACGGAAATCACATCCTTTGATAAAACTAAACTCAGGAAGACAGAGACCCAAGAAAAGAATCCCTTGCCAACCAAAGAAA CTATTGAACAGGAGAGGCAAGGAGAGTCCACGCCTTGA